In Armatimonadota bacterium, a single genomic region encodes these proteins:
- the tgt gene encoding tRNA guanosine(34) transglycosylase Tgt codes for MNSPNGVRYELLGTCPHTKARRGRLHTPHGIVETPFFMPVGTQGTVKTVGSEDIEGLGFQQILSNTYHLSLRPGSDLVERFGGLHKFMSWKGAILTDSGGYQVMSLSDTNEVTDEGVTFKSHLDGSKHFLTPERSIQIQAQLGVDISMMLDQCPPYPCSRDEAHLAMKRTHEWAHRNLAARAEGQAIFGIVQGGVHFDMRSESAAYISDLPFDGVAIGGVCVGEPTEMQYPVVKHTAPLLPADKARYLMGVGHPKDILHAVACGVDMFDCVLPTRMARHHCLYTLNGRINAMNKQWAEFDGLHDEGSSFAATNRYSAAYLRHLFKANEPLGARIATLHNLAFYARLMHEIREAISGGTWPELVARYAKA; via the coding sequence ATGAACTCCCCAAACGGCGTCCGCTACGAACTTCTCGGAACCTGCCCTCATACCAAGGCGCGGCGCGGACGGCTCCACACGCCCCACGGAATCGTCGAAACCCCCTTTTTCATGCCCGTCGGAACCCAGGGCACGGTGAAGACCGTCGGTAGCGAAGACATCGAAGGTCTTGGCTTCCAGCAGATTCTCTCCAATACCTACCATCTCTCGTTGCGACCCGGCTCCGATTTGGTCGAACGTTTTGGCGGACTCCATAAGTTCATGTCTTGGAAGGGCGCTATCCTGACGGATAGTGGCGGCTACCAAGTAATGTCCCTCAGTGACACCAATGAGGTCACCGACGAAGGCGTCACCTTCAAATCCCATCTCGACGGCTCAAAGCACTTCTTGACCCCCGAGCGATCTATCCAAATTCAGGCCCAATTAGGTGTCGATATCAGCATGATGCTCGACCAGTGCCCGCCCTATCCATGCTCGCGCGATGAAGCCCACCTGGCGATGAAGCGCACCCACGAGTGGGCTCACCGCAACCTCGCCGCCCGGGCCGAAGGGCAAGCGATCTTTGGAATCGTTCAGGGCGGAGTCCACTTTGATATGCGCTCAGAGAGCGCCGCTTACATCTCCGATCTGCCTTTCGATGGTGTCGCCATCGGCGGAGTCTGTGTTGGCGAGCCGACAGAGATGCAGTATCCGGTAGTCAAACACACCGCGCCGCTTCTACCGGCCGACAAAGCTCGCTACCTGATGGGCGTCGGTCACCCTAAAGATATTCTTCACGCCGTGGCGTGCGGGGTCGATATGTTTGACTGCGTTCTCCCAACACGCATGGCGCGCCACCACTGCCTATACACACTTAATGGCCGAATCAACGCGATGAACAAACAGTGGGCCGAATTCGACGGTTTGCACGACGAAGGCTCCTCGTTCGCGGCTACCAACCGCTACTCGGCGGCCTATCTGCGTCACCTGTTCAAAGCCAACGAGCCGCTCGGAGCGCGGATCGCTACTCTTCATAACCTCGCCTTCTATGCTCGCCTCATGCATGAGATTCGCGAAGCGATCTCGGGTGGGACTTGGCCGGAGTTGGTGGCGCGGTACGCGAAGGCGTAG
- a CDS encoding TROVE domain-containing protein: MNYSKLFNTKKTNQKQAIPGSSQILNHAGGYSFEVDRWTMLDRFLILGSENGTYYTGARKLTQENALNVIEAVKEDGLKVVDRIVEVSTKGLAPKNDSAIFALALASSFGCDKTRSAALAALPKVCRTGTHLFAFAAACDGMRGWGRGLRKAVGKWYNAQTPEALAYGLVKYQAREGWSNRDLLRLAHPVAATETHNVLFKWVVDGELTGEAPLIQAVQALKEVKDLDKAKALIVENRIPREAVPTEMLTETEVWEALLEDMPLTAMIRNLATMTKVGLLKSGLFRGDSAAVEKVVSTLRDAEKLRKARIHPVAILAALNTYSGGRGIRGDNTWKPVQSIVDALNDAFYATFQNVRSTGKRYVLGLDVSGSMAGTLVSGVAGLDCRKACGAMALVTESVEDQVTHLAFDTKVYPLKLNKSMRVDKVVETLEKTGGGGTDCAAPIRFAIQNRIEADVFVIYTDSETWYGSQHPAQAIAEYRRKMGIPAKLVVVAMATNRLSIGDSTDAGVLNVVGFDASVPGVVAEFVG, encoded by the coding sequence ATGAACTACAGCAAACTATTCAACACCAAAAAGACCAATCAGAAGCAAGCCATTCCCGGCTCAAGCCAGATCCTGAACCATGCGGGAGGCTATAGCTTTGAAGTGGATCGGTGGACGATGCTGGATCGCTTCTTGATCCTTGGTAGCGAAAACGGAACGTATTACACTGGGGCGAGGAAGCTCACCCAGGAAAACGCTCTCAACGTCATCGAGGCAGTGAAGGAAGACGGACTCAAGGTTGTCGATAGGATCGTCGAGGTCAGCACGAAGGGGTTGGCGCCGAAGAACGATTCGGCGATCTTCGCCCTTGCCCTTGCCTCTTCGTTCGGATGTGACAAGACCCGAAGCGCGGCACTTGCTGCGTTGCCGAAGGTTTGCCGAACCGGAACTCACCTCTTTGCGTTTGCCGCCGCTTGCGACGGAATGCGGGGATGGGGTCGAGGACTCCGAAAAGCGGTCGGTAAGTGGTACAACGCGCAGACTCCGGAAGCTTTGGCGTACGGACTGGTGAAGTACCAGGCTCGTGAGGGGTGGTCGAACCGTGACTTGCTTCGGCTCGCTCACCCGGTCGCCGCTACCGAGACCCACAATGTTCTGTTCAAGTGGGTTGTCGATGGCGAACTGACCGGCGAGGCTCCGCTGATCCAGGCCGTCCAGGCTTTGAAGGAGGTCAAGGACCTCGACAAGGCGAAGGCTTTGATCGTTGAAAACCGGATTCCGCGAGAGGCAGTTCCGACCGAAATGTTGACCGAGACTGAAGTCTGGGAAGCACTTTTGGAGGATATGCCGCTCACTGCGATGATCCGAAACTTGGCGACGATGACCAAGGTTGGACTGTTGAAGAGCGGGTTGTTCCGAGGTGACTCGGCAGCGGTTGAGAAGGTCGTTTCGACTCTTCGAGATGCCGAGAAGCTCCGAAAGGCGCGCATCCACCCGGTTGCGATCCTTGCCGCCCTCAACACCTACTCAGGTGGACGGGGTATCCGGGGTGACAACACTTGGAAGCCGGTCCAGTCGATTGTCGACGCTTTGAACGATGCGTTCTACGCGACGTTCCAAAACGTTCGGTCGACCGGAAAGCGGTACGTCCTTGGACTCGACGTGTCGGGTTCGATGGCGGGAACTCTGGTGAGCGGAGTAGCTGGGCTCGACTGCCGAAAGGCGTGTGGAGCGATGGCACTCGTGACCGAGTCGGTTGAAGATCAAGTGACCCACTTGGCATTCGACACCAAGGTTTATCCGTTGAAGTTGAACAAGTCGATGCGGGTCGATAAGGTCGTTGAGACCTTGGAGAAGACTGGAGGAGGTGGAACAGACTGTGCCGCTCCGATCCGGTTCGCAATCCAGAATCGTATCGAGGCCGACGTCTTCGTGATCTACACGGACTCGGAGACTTGGTACGGTTCGCAGCACCCGGCTCAAGCGATTGCCGAGTACCGTCGAAAGATGGGAATCCCGGCAAAGCTTGTCGTGGTCGCAATGGCAACCAACCGGTTGTCGATCGGCGACTCAACGGACGCTGGAGTACTCAACGTCGTCGGCTTCGACGCCTCGGTTCCGGGGGTAGTGGCTGAGTTCGTTGGGTGA
- a CDS encoding EAL domain-containing protein, whose product MKPRILVIDDNSSIINDYRKILAPDNDTGVLDDLEAVLFGTPTSPSNQLECEIFTANQGEEGVAIFKEERLINPFDVVFVDMRMPPGWDGMRTIREIWNLQPDQFVVLCSAYSDYSFASLRDALGNKPNFLILNKPFSPEEILQIVHSVASKESGVKRAERKMAADLRVALNKNQLSTVYQPLVQLSTGQVIGFETLCRWEVEGKTVAYPDQFIDVAERYGLIGEVGEFAITEAVTMALSLIGGWTDHSFPLVTVNVAPKQLSHSFVAFLDSVVQEADLPVEALGIEITESGDLSAEEECIGIIEEIQSIGYHILLDDFGTGHSCLANLARVPFDTVKLDRNFCMSLPECQSSTLLLEAFGKLVRQLGKLSLVEGVETQIQEQIVRDFHFTVGQGYLYSKPVARERAIEMFFESHSSKTLRAA is encoded by the coding sequence TTGAAACCAAGAATCCTCGTCATTGATGATAACTCATCAATCATCAACGACTATCGCAAGATACTCGCGCCGGATAACGACACCGGTGTACTAGACGATCTAGAGGCCGTCTTGTTCGGGACGCCTACTAGTCCCTCAAACCAACTGGAATGTGAGATATTCACCGCCAATCAGGGAGAAGAAGGAGTTGCCATCTTCAAGGAAGAACGGCTCATCAACCCCTTCGACGTAGTTTTTGTAGATATGCGCATGCCACCCGGTTGGGATGGTATGCGGACGATCCGAGAGATATGGAATCTTCAACCCGATCAGTTCGTGGTGCTCTGTTCGGCATATTCCGACTATAGCTTTGCGAGCTTACGTGATGCACTTGGGAACAAGCCTAACTTCCTCATTCTCAATAAACCATTCTCGCCCGAAGAGATCTTGCAGATTGTTCACTCTGTTGCCTCAAAAGAGTCTGGTGTGAAGCGGGCCGAACGAAAGATGGCCGCGGATTTAAGAGTGGCTCTCAACAAGAATCAACTTTCTACGGTCTATCAACCCTTGGTCCAACTTTCAACTGGTCAAGTCATTGGCTTCGAAACCCTATGTCGGTGGGAAGTAGAAGGCAAGACTGTCGCTTATCCTGACCAGTTTATCGATGTCGCTGAGCGTTATGGACTTATCGGTGAGGTTGGAGAATTTGCCATCACCGAAGCGGTGACAATGGCTCTGAGCCTCATCGGTGGCTGGACAGATCATTCTTTCCCGCTTGTCACGGTTAATGTTGCGCCCAAACAGCTGAGTCACTCTTTCGTAGCATTCCTCGATTCCGTCGTGCAAGAAGCCGACTTGCCCGTCGAGGCTCTAGGAATAGAAATCACGGAAAGCGGTGATCTCTCCGCAGAAGAAGAATGCATCGGGATCATTGAAGAAATTCAGTCGATCGGCTACCACATTCTCCTTGATGATTTCGGCACAGGGCACTCGTGCCTTGCTAACCTTGCACGGGTTCCGTTTGACACCGTGAAGTTGGATCGGAATTTCTGCATGAGCCTGCCTGAGTGTCAATCATCCACGCTTCTGCTCGAAGCCTTTGGTAAGCTCGTGCGACAACTCGGAAAGCTCTCGCTGGTTGAGGGGGTTGAAACTCAGATCCAAGAACAGATCGTACGGGATTTCCACTTCACGGTTGGCCAAGGCTATCTCTATTCCAAGCCTGTGGCACGTGAACGAGCGATAGAGATGTTCTTTGAGTCGCACTCTAGCAAGACCTTACGAGCAGCTTAA
- a CDS encoding CHASE4 domain-containing protein: MKLGVKVGLGILTITSVVLAFFAFIQRPIMLKSFEQLQSSAADENLRRAYEAIQTEINSLGRQAQDWGSWDDTYNYVLNRNPGYEKVNLSVNMFDTTHVDLIWLIENSGKVKHKAWRGTDLVEHTSNPGFDPVAFAGVAKELSRSSKLRGSWAIESVQGVPMILYSRPVVDSSEKAPAAGMLVMGKFLAKPTVKAISAAVGVDFQIISTDRSKLNQRTLPSPNPEPKLDSHTEIIGYQDLRGNDGVARFAIQTRTQAQILHDGETAVDKSLLFMVMFTGLSSLLGWTFIQLLVTKPLARLSREIGSIGDGNSRTVSTELVGRRDEIGYLARFLQGAFEQIEQAQISMVKASHAAGMASVAREVLHNAGNAFNSIRVAIDQLTENAKSSKFPRLSESLQLLVSQSHDLNRFTQEDEKGKRLIPYLVALNQHLTADHERTLEELTLLKTSVAHMGEVIQAQHSLANPSQEYREEFIAPIIDEATRIVAKSLSHHGVDLFVDVDSDLKGHCNSPLLIRVLVNLLTNAKDAVECKPMGQRLIEVRALRNAAGRIEIKVQDNGEGIAPEDATRIFANGFTTKAHGSGYGLHYCANTLTEMHWELTLLSNGPGQGATFTLTESKNRLIQEAA; this comes from the coding sequence ATGAAACTTGGTGTCAAAGTTGGGCTGGGAATTCTCACCATCACATCGGTGGTTCTCGCCTTTTTCGCCTTCATTCAGCGTCCGATCATGCTCAAAAGTTTCGAGCAGTTACAATCTTCGGCGGCTGACGAGAATCTTCGCCGCGCTTACGAAGCAATTCAGACGGAGATCAATTCGTTGGGAAGACAAGCTCAAGACTGGGGGAGTTGGGATGACACTTACAACTACGTCCTGAACAGAAACCCAGGGTATGAAAAAGTAAACCTCTCTGTAAACATGTTCGACACGACCCATGTCGATCTGATCTGGTTGATTGAGAACTCTGGAAAAGTAAAGCACAAAGCCTGGCGCGGCACCGACCTAGTGGAACATACTTCCAATCCCGGATTTGACCCCGTTGCATTTGCTGGGGTGGCGAAAGAGCTGAGTCGGTCTTCAAAGCTCCGTGGGTCATGGGCGATAGAGTCCGTACAGGGCGTTCCAATGATTCTATATAGCCGCCCAGTCGTCGATAGCTCAGAAAAAGCGCCGGCAGCCGGCATGCTGGTAATGGGTAAGTTTCTTGCCAAACCGACTGTGAAGGCTATTTCGGCGGCGGTAGGCGTCGATTTCCAGATCATCAGCACGGATCGATCGAAACTTAATCAGCGAACACTGCCCTCCCCCAACCCCGAGCCAAAACTAGACTCCCATACCGAAATCATAGGGTACCAAGACTTACGGGGTAATGACGGAGTAGCCAGATTTGCCATCCAGACGCGGACACAAGCGCAAATTCTGCATGATGGCGAAACAGCAGTAGATAAGTCGCTACTTTTCATGGTGATGTTCACCGGCCTAAGCTCATTGTTAGGCTGGACGTTCATTCAGCTTCTTGTTACGAAACCTCTAGCGAGGCTCTCGAGAGAGATCGGAAGCATTGGCGACGGTAACAGTCGAACCGTCTCAACCGAATTAGTCGGAAGAAGAGACGAAATCGGGTACCTTGCGCGGTTTTTGCAAGGAGCGTTTGAGCAGATAGAACAGGCTCAAATCTCAATGGTAAAAGCGTCCCATGCGGCAGGAATGGCGTCTGTCGCTCGGGAAGTCCTACACAATGCAGGTAACGCGTTCAACTCGATTCGAGTGGCGATTGACCAGCTTACGGAGAATGCAAAGAGTTCCAAGTTTCCTCGGCTCAGCGAATCATTGCAGCTGCTGGTTTCGCAGTCTCACGATCTGAACAGATTCACTCAGGAGGATGAGAAAGGCAAACGACTCATTCCGTATCTGGTCGCACTGAATCAGCATCTCACTGCCGATCATGAAAGGACACTCGAAGAGTTGACCCTGCTGAAGACGTCGGTGGCTCACATGGGAGAAGTGATCCAGGCGCAACATTCTCTGGCAAACCCATCACAAGAATATCGAGAAGAGTTCATTGCTCCAATCATTGATGAGGCAACTCGGATCGTGGCCAAATCTCTATCACATCACGGGGTTGATCTCTTTGTCGATGTAGATTCGGATTTGAAGGGGCACTGCAACTCGCCACTGCTCATCAGAGTGCTGGTCAATCTGCTAACTAACGCGAAGGATGCCGTTGAGTGCAAGCCGATGGGGCAACGGCTCATCGAGGTAAGAGCTCTCCGCAATGCCGCAGGTCGAATTGAAATCAAGGTCCAAGATAATGGCGAGGGAATTGCGCCGGAAGACGCAACAAGAATCTTCGCGAATGGATTCACGACCAAGGCTCACGGCTCGGGATACGGTCTGCATTACTGCGCCAATACTCTGACCGAAATGCATTGGGAACTGACGTTACTGAGCAACGGGCCGGGTCAGGGAGCAACATTCACCCTTACTGAAAGCAAGAATCGACTCATCCAGGAGGCAGCATAG
- a CDS encoding polyribonucleotide nucleotidyltransferase: MIHTLEFEVGGKEFYLETGRVAKQAGGAVLLGMGETIVLGVATMSENPKAGIDFLPLTCDYEERKYAVGKIPGGFIKSGGRPSEKAILVSRLMDRPIRPLFPKGLRNDIQVMAMPFAVEQDCPPDVLAVCAAGAALAVSNIPFKAPIACVRVGRIDGELILFPTNDQIKVSDLDLIVAGHKDAISMVESGANEVSEADMAAALKFAHNAIREIALKFEEFKKTVGTKVREVTLFTIDEDLKKAISKKFGKDIEKALLGSADKAVRESALNDLIKDIVEKMKPEYADQPAILNQLPEAADTVVKGVVRDLIITKDKRPDGRKLDELRNIEATAGILPRVHGSGLFTRGQTQVMTIATLGLPGDAQTMDGLEEVDAKRYMHFYNFPSYSVGEVRPNRGRGRREVGHGALAERALLPVLPLSDPQFPYTMLLTSEVLESNGSTSMASVCGSTLALMDAGIQIKAPVAGIAMGLMSDGKAFKVLTDIIGMEDFCGDMDFKVAGTRAGITALQLDTKLDGIPDEVLARALNQALTARLQILDIMEAEIDAPRTRVADTAPQVVTMQINPEKIGALIGPGGATIKKICAESGATVDVQQDGRVLIGSTGAEASNKAMQMVKDAVGDIEMGVETTGVVTRIMGRGVLVELASGKQGFVPKEQITLKEINRIEDVVNMGDTLNVKTHELDDQGRLNLTAIGVKQDLPTLEGNENGTPPPSQGGGGGRPGGDRGRGGDRGGRGGGFGGRDRGGDRGPRRDGPRPDRAERPASNGGDEPKFRKRQ, encoded by the coding sequence ATGATACACACACTCGAATTCGAGGTAGGCGGAAAGGAGTTCTACCTCGAAACAGGTCGCGTGGCTAAGCAAGCCGGCGGCGCAGTTCTCCTTGGAATGGGCGAAACCATCGTCCTGGGCGTCGCAACGATGTCCGAAAACCCTAAGGCGGGGATCGACTTCCTGCCTCTCACTTGCGACTACGAAGAGCGCAAGTACGCGGTCGGCAAGATCCCCGGCGGCTTCATCAAGTCCGGCGGACGACCTTCTGAAAAGGCGATCCTCGTCTCGCGACTGATGGACCGGCCGATCCGACCACTCTTCCCGAAGGGTCTTCGAAATGACATTCAAGTCATGGCGATGCCATTTGCGGTTGAGCAGGATTGCCCGCCCGACGTTCTCGCAGTTTGCGCCGCTGGTGCAGCTCTTGCGGTCTCGAACATTCCGTTCAAGGCTCCAATCGCCTGCGTCCGCGTCGGACGAATCGATGGCGAATTAATCCTCTTCCCAACCAACGACCAGATCAAGGTTTCTGACCTCGACCTCATCGTTGCCGGACACAAGGATGCCATCTCGATGGTCGAATCGGGTGCAAATGAAGTCAGCGAAGCCGACATGGCCGCTGCTCTTAAGTTTGCTCACAACGCAATCCGAGAGATTGCGCTTAAGTTTGAAGAGTTCAAAAAGACGGTTGGCACAAAGGTTCGCGAAGTTACGCTCTTCACCATTGACGAGGACCTGAAGAAGGCGATCAGCAAGAAGTTTGGCAAAGACATCGAGAAGGCTCTTCTCGGATCGGCTGACAAAGCTGTTCGAGAGTCAGCTCTCAACGACCTGATCAAGGACATCGTTGAGAAGATGAAGCCTGAGTATGCCGACCAGCCAGCGATTCTCAACCAGCTTCCAGAAGCGGCAGATACGGTTGTGAAGGGTGTCGTTCGCGACCTCATCATCACCAAGGACAAGCGACCTGACGGACGAAAGCTCGATGAGCTTCGAAACATCGAAGCGACCGCAGGAATTCTTCCTCGCGTTCACGGTTCAGGACTATTCACTCGCGGTCAGACCCAGGTCATGACCATCGCTACCCTCGGCCTTCCGGGAGACGCCCAGACGATGGACGGACTCGAAGAAGTCGACGCCAAGCGATACATGCACTTCTACAACTTCCCTTCCTACTCGGTCGGGGAAGTCCGCCCGAACCGAGGCCGGGGACGACGAGAAGTTGGCCACGGCGCGCTTGCCGAGCGAGCACTGCTCCCAGTTCTCCCACTCAGCGATCCTCAGTTCCCATACACTATGCTCCTCACTTCCGAGGTTCTTGAGTCCAACGGTTCCACCTCCATGGCTTCGGTCTGCGGCTCAACCCTGGCTCTCATGGATGCCGGAATCCAGATCAAGGCTCCGGTCGCGGGTATCGCAATGGGTCTGATGAGCGACGGAAAGGCCTTTAAGGTCCTTACCGACATCATCGGAATGGAAGACTTCTGCGGAGACATGGACTTCAAGGTCGCGGGAACTCGCGCTGGAATCACCGCGCTTCAGCTTGACACCAAGCTCGACGGAATTCCTGACGAAGTTCTTGCACGGGCCCTCAATCAGGCTCTTACCGCACGACTCCAGATTCTTGACATCATGGAAGCAGAGATCGACGCACCTCGAACCCGAGTTGCGGACACCGCTCCTCAGGTCGTCACGATGCAAATCAACCCAGAAAAGATCGGCGCGCTGATCGGACCTGGTGGCGCAACCATCAAGAAGATCTGTGCTGAGTCTGGTGCAACCGTTGACGTTCAGCAAGACGGTCGAGTCCTCATCGGCTCCACCGGCGCAGAAGCCTCCAACAAGGCGATGCAGATGGTGAAGGACGCAGTTGGCGACATTGAAATGGGTGTTGAGACAACCGGCGTTGTGACCCGAATCATGGGTCGAGGCGTTCTGGTTGAGCTTGCCAGCGGCAAGCAGGGATTCGTTCCGAAGGAACAGATCACCCTCAAGGAGATCAACCGAATCGAAGACGTCGTCAACATGGGCGATACGCTCAATGTAAAGACTCACGAGCTGGATGATCAAGGACGACTCAATCTCACCGCAATTGGTGTGAAGCAAGATCTTCCGACTCTCGAAGGTAACGAAAACGGAACCCCTCCTCCATCACAAGGTGGCGGCGGTGGACGCCCAGGCGGAGACCGAGGTCGCGGTGGCGACCGAGGTGGACGCGGCGGCGGATTCGGTGGCCGAGATCGAGGTGGAGACCGAGGCCCTCGCCGAGACGGACCTCGACCAGACCGAGCCGAGCGACCAGCTTCGAACGGCGGCGACGAGCCAAAGTTCCGAAAGCGACAGTAG
- the rpsO gene encoding 30S ribosomal protein S15 produces the protein MPLSPDKKAQVIADNATKAGDTGSAEVQIAIMQARIQQITDHLRTHKKDNHGRRGLLVLVGKRRRLEAYLRNKDVVGYRALIKKLGIREVKPR, from the coding sequence ATGCCCCTGAGTCCAGATAAGAAAGCACAAGTCATCGCAGATAACGCCACCAAGGCCGGAGATACCGGTTCGGCAGAAGTTCAGATCGCCATCATGCAGGCTCGAATCCAGCAGATTACGGATCACCTTCGAACCCACAAGAAAGACAACCACGGTCGACGTGGATTGCTCGTGTTGGTTGGTAAGCGACGACGCCTCGAGGCTTACCTCCGCAACAAGGATGTTGTGGGCTACCGTGCACTCATCAAGAAACTCGGCATTCGTGAAGTTAAGCCCCGTTAA
- a CDS encoding DUF5615 family PIN-like protein encodes MILWLDAHLSPALATGLETALGCKVVPIRDLGLRESSDLEIFASAKLNESIILTKDSDFAELVQRFGPPPSIIWIRSGNRSNSEMLQVLTRILPLALLQIESGESLVEIR; translated from the coding sequence ATGATTCTGTGGTTGGATGCTCATCTCTCCCCGGCGTTGGCTACCGGGTTAGAGACCGCTCTTGGGTGCAAGGTGGTCCCGATTCGCGATTTGGGTCTACGCGAGTCGAGTGACTTAGAGATATTCGCTTCGGCGAAGCTGAATGAGAGCATCATCCTGACGAAGGACTCTGACTTTGCCGAGTTGGTGCAGAGGTTCGGCCCTCCACCGAGCATTATCTGGATTCGTTCAGGGAATCGATCGAATTCCGAAATGCTCCAGGTTCTGACCCGGATCCTGCCGCTGGCACTACTTCAGATTGAGTCGGGTGAAAGTCTTGTTGAAATCCGATGA
- a CDS encoding DUF433 domain-containing protein, translated as MSVSRITINPEQCGGRPCIRGMRIRVTDVLELLASGMSTEQILEEHDDLEREDISASLLYATQQLNHPILVS; from the coding sequence ATGAGCGTTTCTCGAATCACGATCAATCCTGAACAGTGCGGCGGTCGGCCATGCATTCGGGGTATGCGGATAAGGGTCACGGACGTGCTGGAGCTTTTGGCCTCGGGAATGAGCACCGAGCAAATTCTTGAGGAACATGATGACCTGGAGCGAGAGGACATCAGTGCCTCGTTGCTCTACGCCACCCAACAACTGAACCATCCGATTCTGGTCTCATGA
- a CDS encoding aldehyde dehydrogenase (NADP(+)), translating into MLEISFSELDSVVRRVAGAAPFLRSVDGAALADLLDGIADALTAAKAEIVPVAMRETHLPEGRLNGECDRTAGQFRNHAVDVRAGRFKAVDVVTALPDRTPPRPHLSRFMIPIGPIAVFGASNFPLAYSVAGGDTASALAAGCPVVVKAHPAHPETSRMVSNILVAQVKAHGFPEGTFQCVHGDNEVSLGLVEHPLIKGVGFTGSLKVGRLLMDAAARRPVPIPVFAEMGSVNPIFVLPGGVAGFAEGYVPSLTLGVGQFCTNPGIVLGIDSPEWTAAKAKMQELAAAAPVGTMLTPGIAENYVRLAQTTCRQEGVSTLVEVSSPGQAGLAEVSGTDFVKNPHLQEEVFGPFGLIVTCSSFDEMLLCLGSQGNLSASVHFGEGDRSSVEVLLHALEQIAGRIVFNGFPTGVEVCEATQHGGPYPASSDSRFTSVGNHAVERWLRPVAYQNAPDWLTAS; encoded by the coding sequence ATGCTTGAAATCTCCTTTTCTGAACTTGATTCTGTCGTTCGTCGTGTTGCTGGTGCCGCGCCGTTCTTGCGCTCGGTGGACGGGGCTGCGCTCGCAGATTTATTGGACGGGATCGCGGATGCATTGACCGCCGCGAAGGCGGAGATTGTGCCGGTGGCGATGAGGGAGACGCACCTTCCAGAAGGTCGTTTGAACGGAGAATGCGACCGGACGGCGGGGCAGTTCCGCAATCATGCGGTGGATGTGCGGGCGGGGCGGTTTAAGGCAGTTGATGTGGTGACGGCGCTTCCCGACCGAACGCCGCCTCGGCCACACCTCAGTCGCTTCATGATTCCGATTGGGCCAATTGCCGTTTTTGGTGCCTCGAACTTCCCTCTCGCCTATAGCGTTGCGGGCGGTGATACTGCTTCAGCGTTGGCGGCGGGGTGTCCGGTGGTCGTCAAAGCGCACCCTGCACATCCCGAGACTTCGCGAATGGTCTCAAATATCTTGGTCGCGCAGGTGAAGGCTCACGGGTTTCCTGAAGGGACATTCCAGTGCGTTCACGGAGATAATGAGGTTTCGCTTGGACTAGTAGAGCACCCTCTTATCAAAGGTGTCGGCTTTACTGGTTCGCTCAAGGTCGGACGGCTGCTCATGGACGCGGCTGCACGACGACCCGTTCCGATTCCGGTCTTCGCCGAGATGGGCTCGGTGAATCCGATATTCGTTTTGCCGGGCGGAGTGGCGGGTTTTGCCGAAGGTTATGTACCATCTTTGACACTAGGAGTTGGTCAGTTCTGCACCAACCCGGGGATAGTTCTTGGCATCGATTCGCCGGAGTGGACGGCAGCAAAGGCGAAAATGCAAGAGCTCGCGGCGGCGGCCCCAGTCGGAACAATGTTGACCCCGGGCATTGCCGAGAACTACGTTCGGCTGGCGCAGACGACTTGCCGCCAAGAGGGCGTTTCGACTCTGGTGGAGGTTTCGTCGCCGGGTCAAGCGGGGCTGGCCGAGGTCTCGGGGACGGACTTCGTCAAGAATCCGCACTTGCAGGAAGAGGTGTTCGGGCCCTTCGGACTTATCGTGACCTGCTCTAGTTTTGACGAGATGCTTTTGTGTCTGGGCAGTCAGGGCAACCTCTCGGCTTCGGTCCATTTCGGCGAAGGCGACCGAAGTTCTGTTGAGGTACTTCTACACGCGCTTGAACAAATCGCGGGGCGGATCGTGTTCAACGGCTTCCCGACGGGGGTTGAGGTTTGTGAGGCGACCCAGCATGGGGGGCCTTACCCGGCGTCTTCGGACTCTAGGTTTACGAGCGTAGGCAACCACGCGGTGGAGCGGTGGCTACGTCCGGTCGCGTACCAGAACGCACCGGATTGGCTGACCGCTTCTTAG